The DNA region ACTTAAGGCACAAGAAGGGAGAGAACAGAGTGCCAAAGTCACTGGGATATCACATAATCTTGCCAATCGTTCAAACGAAGCGTTTATATAAGATGgcaaaacaaaaacaaaatgAAATGAAAGAACATATATTGGAGAGCCTCCATAGCATTCTGATGAACAGACACTTCAACAAACATCTTTTGTTAGCACTAAAGAAAAGGAGGCAGGTGCAGAAGCAAATTGTGATCCTGCAAAAACCTATTCAAGCTTCCATGCATGCAGGATCAACGAGAAACCAAGACCTTGCAGCTGGGACTCCCTAAAAATCTGCGAGTATGACCATGGTAGCGACTTCTCAGGTGCCTGGCATGTCTGAAACATGAACACTGCATTGCTTGCCGTCGATCCAAAGAGCCAACTGTGGACATCCCAGAACACCTCCACAGGCAAGCCATCAACGAGAATTGTCTGATTTCCCCTAAACTTCCATGCCAGGCGCTTCACCTGCATCACAGGCTTCTTATCAACCCTTATTTCGAGACATGGATCCTTCAGGCCGATGGTATCACACTCGATGACAATGTCATGGAACTGGCCTTTGTCACAGAATTGCGCCTTAGCAGAGTAGACCTTCTTGCCATATATGTGCTCCCTTCTCGCCACGAACGCAGCATTCAGCATCGACCGGTTGGCTCCAGTCTTCCTGTAAGCATCCTTCTTCATGTCACCGAGCAAAAGCACAAGCTCAAGGTCGAACACCACTGCAACATAGAACCCCTCCACTGGTTCTGGACCGGCACCAAACTTGGCGCTCGACAGGTCCCAGAAGATCTCAATCTTGCCATCCTCAACGTCGAGGCTCTTGGACCCCTTCTTCTTGGAGAAGAGCCACGGCTTGATGTCCGCCTTGCACAGGCACTGGCCGGACAGGTCGTCCACGCCGATGCTGAGGCCCTGCCCCATGAGGCTCTTGCTCCACGTGACCGAGATCACGCAGGGCCGGCCCGAGAACTGCGTCTGGTAGAGGCAGGTCACCAGGTTCTGCGCGGCGCCCTTGCCGGCgctggacgacgacgacgacgcgtcCGCGATCTGGACGCCGCTCTCGCCGAAGCAGGACGGGAAGTCCCTCATGGCTCGCTCACTTGGGCCTTTCAGCGAACACCTGGCGTGCAGTAGCCCGCTTGGATCACAGCGCAGAGCTCCGCTCTTCTGCTCTTCTCACGCAGCAATCGACACCACCCGGCGAGCCCGCCTCGCAATGCCGAGGAAGAGATGATCAACTGCGCACAGATCGGTCACGCAGATACGGAGGTCGCCGTCGAAGATTGCTCGATCCAGCAatgccgccaccgccggccgcaagATCCCACTCTTTACTGCAAAAGGCAGCACCGACAACCGCCCAGAAAGCAAGGGGCAGCCGAGTGATTGATCGCAGAGCAAGATTTCCTCACGACGCCGCCCCCTTCCACCGCAATCCAGCGCCGCGAATGCGCCAACCGGCCACAATCGCCGCGAAACCGCAGCGACGGAGCAATCTTCCGCCGGGATATCTTCAAAAGGTGGCTCAAGCTTCCGCCTTTATACCACAGCAGCGGCACCAGGAACGGAACACGAAACGGAAGCTTTTCCCCAGGCGAGGCGAAGGCCTTCAAGGCTTCAACTTCAAGCCAGAAGAAGCAAGCAACCAGCAGAAGATGAAGAGGATGTATGAACATCCATGGGAGAGGGGATTGAGAGGAGCAAGTGGATCGAACTCGAACACTAGCAACCACTCCAACCAGTGTACAGACTAGACACGAGGGAAGcaagcagccgcagcagcaagGTAgtgggggaggggaggggaggtggTGGTGTGGGAGGAAGGAGACAAAAGGTTAGTGAGAGGAGGGATACAGTACAGCCATACAAAGATACAGCACAGAGCACACACTGGCAGCCAACTCACTCCAtggagggaggggagaggaccgaggaggaaggGCATCAGGGATTCAGGACAGGAAGAGCTGCAGCCGCTGGCTGCTCCTCTCTTTTTGTGACCGCTGCCATTGCCCAGTGCTACTGTTACCACTACAGGCACTAGCCACCGGTACATTTTAATGCTAGGAGAGGGGCTGGCTTGTGTGATCTTGTAGCAGATCATATCTATCAAAAAGATCTCGAAAATTGAGATAATGAATGGTCGGACGATCAGGAAAGAAATCAGTCAAAACACTTGAACCTTTCATAGCCATTTAGATTCCTACTGCCCCATGCTCATCAAAACTCAGACAGAAGTGAACAGATGACAAATTGCTCTAAAAAAGACAGTCTTGTTTAATCTCATGAACACAATGAATTTTTTTCCCCAGTTGCTATGCTGCACTTGCAGATTGCACATGGTGCCACTTTCTCTCTCTTCAGACTTGCCCTCTATTGCCTGCCTGCCATGAGAATACCAGCTCCTTTTCTGAATTTTCTTTTCTGGGGAGAACCGGTTCACATGCATTACAGTGGAAAATGACTGGAGTATGCGCCCTGGCTGCAGCCTACAGAAGTACATGTACACCGTGAGACCATCTCTCGCTGTTGTCTGGTCTAAAAAAAATAAGCATGTATCTCCTTTAGGATTTTTTTTTCACAAAAAGAAAATGGCCGTGAAGCATCTCTTGCCCCACTTGCTCACGGCTCATATTTTTCCTCCATGCTTGGCTTTGCTACGAATATTCAAATGGAAATATTGGGTGACGCGTGCGTTCTCAATCATTGCTTCTACAaaccaaatttttatacaacaTTCAATAGTTTTATTGCAGGAGTGAGAATGTAAACTATACGTCAGCATGTCATTTCAAAAATATTCCATC from Panicum hallii strain FIL2 chromosome 9, PHallii_v3.1, whole genome shotgun sequence includes:
- the LOC112873844 gene encoding uncharacterized protein LOC112873844, which produces MRDFPSCFGESGVQIADASSSSSSAGKGAAQNLVTCLYQTQFSGRPCVISVTWSKSLMGQGLSIGVDDLSGQCLCKADIKPWLFSKKKGSKSLDVEDGKIEIFWDLSSAKFGAGPEPVEGFYVAVVFDLELVLLLGDMKKDAYRKTGANRSMLNAAFVARREHIYGKKVYSAKAQFCDKGQFHDIVIECDTIGLKDPCLEIRVDKKPVMQVKRLAWKFRGNQTILVDGLPVEVFWDVHSWLFGSTASNAVFMFQTCQAPEKSLPWSYSQIFRESQLQGLGFSLILHAWKLE